A genomic window from Synechococcus sp. CBW1107 includes:
- the feoB gene encoding ferrous iron transport protein B — protein sequence MTSAPAVQVALLGLPNTGKSTLYNKLTGGHAHVANWPGLTVELMRGALPADVAGRPYDLIDLPGIHDLRGDSEDEAVVRRFLGATRPDLAVVVLNASHADTQLRLALELQATGLPLILALNMADEAQRFGVRIDHQRLSADLGLPVLLLSARQGEGLDTLLECIHGLDQLQPAPTRLLPEAELEAQQAQLVEGCIKGHDRPNRDPRQDRLDRVLLHPLLGLLSFFVVMLAVFQLIYAVGGPIQSWLGTLFDALEAQLLQPALQGLGLPDFFRRLLSEGLWMGATTVISFMPIIFLFYMMIALIEDSGYLARSAFLMDGVMHALGLDGRSFVLQIMGFGCNVPAIMGTRVIRERPQRWLAMLMIPFSLCQARLTVFVFMAGAFFPRPWWAAGAVIFGFYMVSFAAAVLTALLFKRVFPSQGGFVLELPPYRTPSLGTVFSRAWREMVTFFFTTRRFIILGVIAIWLLNNLPPGVDHLSGQSLAGQIGRLVQPLLGPIGMTPELTISLIFGFIAKEILLGAMAVIYATRESALAGAVVGAIRPLQALSFMMFTLLYTPCLSTVAVQLRESRSGRFVALSLVWSFSLAWVMAFLLYQGGLRLGLD from the coding sequence ATGACCAGTGCCCCTGCGGTGCAGGTGGCTCTGCTGGGGCTGCCCAACACCGGCAAATCGACGCTCTACAACAAGCTCACTGGAGGCCATGCCCACGTGGCCAACTGGCCTGGGCTCACGGTGGAGCTGATGCGCGGTGCCCTGCCCGCCGATGTCGCCGGCCGCCCCTACGACCTGATCGATCTGCCCGGCATCCACGACCTGCGCGGCGACAGTGAGGATGAAGCTGTGGTGCGCCGCTTCCTGGGCGCCACTCGCCCCGATCTGGCGGTGGTGGTGCTCAACGCCAGCCATGCCGATACCCAGCTGAGACTGGCGTTGGAGCTTCAGGCCACCGGACTGCCCCTGATCCTGGCGTTGAACATGGCCGATGAAGCGCAGCGCTTCGGCGTGAGGATCGACCATCAGCGCCTGTCTGCCGACCTGGGGCTGCCGGTGCTGTTGCTCAGCGCCCGTCAGGGCGAGGGACTGGACACGCTGCTGGAGTGCATCCACGGCCTTGATCAGCTGCAGCCCGCGCCCACCCGGCTGCTGCCCGAAGCGGAGCTGGAGGCACAGCAGGCGCAGCTGGTGGAGGGCTGCATCAAGGGTCACGACCGACCCAACCGGGATCCCCGGCAGGACCGTCTCGATCGGGTGCTGTTGCACCCACTCCTGGGACTCCTCAGTTTCTTTGTGGTGATGCTGGCTGTGTTTCAGCTGATCTATGCCGTGGGCGGACCGATCCAGTCCTGGCTGGGAACGCTGTTCGACGCTCTGGAGGCCCAGCTGCTGCAACCGGCCCTGCAGGGCCTGGGCCTGCCGGATTTTTTCCGTCGGTTACTCAGTGAAGGGCTGTGGATGGGTGCCACCACCGTGATCAGCTTCATGCCGATCATCTTTCTTTTTTACATGATGATCGCCCTGATCGAAGACTCGGGATATCTGGCCCGTTCGGCCTTTCTGATGGATGGAGTGATGCATGCACTGGGGCTCGATGGCCGCAGCTTCGTGCTGCAGATCATGGGCTTCGGCTGCAATGTGCCGGCCATCATGGGCACCCGGGTGATCCGTGAGAGGCCCCAGCGCTGGCTGGCAATGCTGATGATCCCGTTTTCGCTCTGCCAGGCCAGGCTCACGGTGTTCGTCTTCATGGCCGGAGCTTTCTTTCCAAGGCCCTGGTGGGCAGCTGGGGCGGTGATCTTCGGCTTCTACATGGTCAGTTTCGCAGCGGCTGTTCTCACCGCCCTTCTGTTCAAACGGGTGTTCCCGAGCCAGGGGGGGTTCGTCCTGGAATTGCCCCCTTACCGGACTCCCAGCCTGGGAACGGTGTTCAGCCGGGCCTGGCGTGAAATGGTGACCTTCTTCTTCACCACCCGCCGCTTCATCATCCTGGGGGTCATCGCCATCTGGCTGCTCAACAACCTTCCCCCAGGGGTGGATCACCTCTCCGGACAGTCACTGGCGGGTCAGATCGGTCGACTGGTGCAACCGCTGCTGGGACCGATCGGCATGACTCCTGAGCTGACCATCTCCCTGATCTTCGGCTTCATCGCCAAGGAAATCCTGCTGGGGGCCATGGCAGTCATCTACGCCACCCGCGAGAGTGCGCTGGCCGGCGCGGTGGTGGGGGCGATCCGACCGCTGCAGGCCCTCAGTTTCATGATGTTCACCCTTCTGTACACCCCCTGCCTCTCCACGGTGGCGGTGCAGCTGAGGGAAAGCCGCAGCGGCCGCTTCGTGGCACTGTCACTGGTGTGGTCGTTCAGCCTGGCCTGGGTGATGGCCTTCCTCCTGTACCAGGGGGGTCTTCGCCTGGGGTTGGACTGA
- a CDS encoding c-type cytochrome: MSSIHSPTSGPPAWRRWLGFLALLGLLLLLWWPRPVWGDTAAVSGESLFANHCAGCHINGGNILRRGKTLKLKVLERNGITGPEAIASIASTGLGQMSGYGEVLGPGGAEAVAAWVWQQALQNWASPTPPSAGPTA; the protein is encoded by the coding sequence ATGTCCTCGATCCATTCACCCACCTCAGGACCACCGGCCTGGCGCCGCTGGCTTGGGTTCCTGGCGTTGCTTGGCCTGCTGCTGCTGCTCTGGTGGCCCCGGCCGGTGTGGGGTGACACGGCGGCGGTTTCCGGCGAGAGCCTGTTCGCGAACCACTGCGCCGGTTGCCACATCAACGGCGGTAACATCCTGCGCCGCGGCAAGACCCTCAAGCTCAAGGTTCTGGAGCGCAACGGCATCACAGGGCCAGAGGCCATCGCCTCTATCGCCTCCACTGGTCTGGGCCAGATGTCGGGCTATGGAGAGGTGCTTGGACCAGGGGGAGCTGAGGCGGTGGCTGCCTGGGTGTGGCAGCAGGCGCTGCAGAACTGGGCGTCACCGACACCGCCCAGCGCAGGTCCAACAGCGTGA
- a CDS encoding GNAT family N-acetyltransferase, whose amino-acid sequence MPSLRPLTPHDLEAVREVYRDAVLSQAPLLYTPEQVKAWADVVLENSSLATILEQGVGLASCSGAGSVIEAFAVLEPADRISLLYCRGRASRQGRATALLQALEALARGYGSRRLRTEASFLSRPLFERQGWCVDWIEELTIASVPFRRFRMVKDLPHD is encoded by the coding sequence ATGCCTAGCCTGCGACCGCTCACCCCCCACGATCTCGAAGCGGTCCGCGAGGTGTACCGCGACGCGGTGCTCAGCCAGGCCCCGCTTCTCTACACCCCTGAACAGGTGAAGGCCTGGGCGGATGTGGTGCTCGAGAACTCCAGCCTGGCCACCATCCTGGAGCAGGGTGTGGGACTGGCCAGCTGCTCCGGCGCCGGCTCGGTGATCGAGGCCTTTGCGGTGCTGGAGCCAGCCGATCGGATCTCACTGCTCTACTGCCGGGGACGGGCCAGCCGCCAGGGACGGGCCACAGCCCTGCTGCAGGCCCTCGAAGCCCTCGCCAGGGGCTACGGCAGCAGGCGGCTGCGCACCGAGGCCAGCTTCCTCTCGCGCCCCTTGTTCGAGCGGCAGGGCTGGTGCGTGGACTGGATCGAGGAGCTCACGATCGCCTCGGTACCCTTTCGCCGCTTCCGTATGGTCAAGGATCTGCCGCACGACTGA
- a CDS encoding polyketide synthase: MQGYAIVGMACRYPGIKDTSSYWQALVNGESLLREMTDSWSRLYYNKDQDRSNPRESYSTIYTKKYGSIAENSWIDSLRFAFPPNLVEGDPSQYLCLQVAAEAMADALRGRAPEWIPHERTGVVVGMGDHPHRGIVGALMNGMIMEHFIDVLADSVGAVLKGERRKQLRSLLSSTYELVADPAITPNLISNVVSGTIANRLGLLGPNYLVDGACTSGMIAVDHAIKQLDAGDADLMLVGGVQATMNFPIYQLFCTINALSEEGIFPMSKSASGTLLSEGVGFIALKRLSDAVKSGDTIYSVIRSVALASDGKGEGLLAPNRQGQVVAMKRAYEKCDIKPSDVSLVEVHATGIPHGDNTELSSMLEVFADCHRGLSTIAIGSIKSLIGHTIPASGVASLIKISLALQNKLIPPSICPDPLEAVADHSTPFYINRTLRRWFHSPAKPRVAAINSFERRPSKWCNSGGSAPA, translated from the coding sequence CTCCTGGTCCAGACTTTACTACAATAAAGACCAAGACAGGTCTAATCCACGGGAATCGTATTCCACGATATACACTAAAAAGTATGGATCTATAGCTGAGAATAGTTGGATAGATTCTCTAAGATTTGCTTTTCCTCCTAATCTCGTTGAAGGAGATCCGTCCCAGTACCTCTGCCTGCAGGTGGCCGCCGAGGCCATGGCAGATGCTTTGCGCGGACGGGCCCCAGAGTGGATTCCCCATGAGCGGACAGGTGTGGTGGTCGGCATGGGTGACCACCCTCACAGAGGGATCGTCGGGGCGCTGATGAACGGCATGATCATGGAGCATTTCATTGACGTTCTTGCGGATTCCGTAGGTGCAGTTTTGAAAGGAGAGCGGAGGAAGCAACTCCGCTCCCTGCTTTCTTCAACTTATGAGTTGGTTGCTGATCCAGCAATCACACCTAACCTTATATCCAATGTAGTCTCCGGAACGATTGCAAACAGACTTGGTCTGCTTGGCCCTAACTATCTTGTGGATGGTGCCTGCACTTCAGGCATGATCGCTGTGGATCATGCAATCAAGCAACTGGATGCCGGTGATGCCGATCTGATGCTGGTAGGTGGTGTTCAGGCTACGATGAACTTTCCAATTTATCAATTGTTCTGCACAATTAATGCTTTGTCGGAGGAGGGAATATTCCCGATGTCGAAGTCCGCATCTGGGACACTTCTCTCTGAAGGAGTAGGATTCATTGCCTTGAAACGCTTGTCAGATGCCGTAAAGTCTGGCGATACAATCTATTCTGTAATTCGCTCGGTTGCCTTGGCCAGTGATGGAAAAGGTGAGGGCCTTTTAGCCCCCAATCGACAGGGTCAGGTCGTGGCGATGAAGAGGGCGTACGAAAAATGTGATATCAAGCCTTCAGATGTTTCATTGGTCGAAGTTCATGCAACGGGAATTCCTCACGGAGATAACACTGAGCTTTCATCGATGCTTGAAGTGTTTGCTGATTGTCACCGTGGTCTTTCCACTATTGCTATTGGATCTATTAAATCACTGATAGGCCATACGATCCCTGCATCTGGGGTGGCTAGTCTGATCAAGATCTCACTCGCACTTCAGAACAAATTGATTCCCCCTTCAATTTGTCCGGATCCCTTGGAGGCTGTTGCTGACCACTCGACACCTTTTTATATCAACCGCACACTTCGACGTTGGTTCCATTCTCCAGCCAAGCCGCGTGTTGCCGCCATAAATTCGTTTGAGCGGCGTCCCAGCAAGTGGTGTAACTCAGGAGGATCAGCCCCGGCGTAG
- a CDS encoding NAD(P)H-quinone oxidoreductase subunit L: MLSSITIDPGSIPPDTLLVLGAYLVLGGAYLVVVPLALYAWMHKRWTVMGKIERTAVYGLVFLFFPGLILFAPFLNLRMAGQGE, encoded by the coding sequence TTGCTGAGCTCCATCACCATCGACCCGGGGTCGATCCCCCCCGACACTCTGCTCGTGCTCGGCGCCTATCTGGTTCTCGGCGGGGCCTACCTGGTGGTGGTGCCCCTGGCCCTCTATGCCTGGATGCACAAGCGCTGGACCGTGATGGGCAAGATCGAGCGCACAGCGGTCTACGGCCTGGTGTTTCTGTTCTTCCCCGGCCTGATTCTGTTCGCCCCCTTCCTGAATCTGCGCATGGCGGGTCAGGGGGAATGA
- a CDS encoding DUF3007 family protein, whose amino-acid sequence MNRGQALLIGLGVFLAGGLGYAGFKAAGFEGFSAGIAAEALLILLVMGWTGTYLLRVVTGKMSFMEQRRRYRAAFDALTTEELQKEFDALSPAEQEKLLREIGQWKDDAAA is encoded by the coding sequence ATGAATCGGGGCCAGGCACTGCTGATCGGGCTGGGGGTGTTCCTGGCCGGCGGGCTCGGCTACGCGGGTTTCAAAGCGGCGGGCTTCGAAGGGTTTTCCGCCGGCATCGCCGCGGAGGCGCTGCTGATTCTGCTGGTGATGGGCTGGACGGGGACCTACCTGCTGAGGGTGGTCACCGGAAAGATGAGTTTCATGGAGCAGCGACGCCGCTATCGCGCCGCCTTCGATGCCCTCACCACCGAAGAGCTGCAGAAGGAATTCGATGCCCTCAGCCCTGCTGAGCAGGAGAAGCTGCTTCGCGAGATCGGGCAGTGGAAGGACGACGCCGCAGCCTGA
- the trpA gene encoding tryptophan synthase subunit alpha, whose amino-acid sequence MSAAPATVASTPIQRCFTGLLQQGRCALMPFLMAGDPDLATTRATLLALQSEGSDLIELGIPYSDPLADGPVIQAAAGRALAAGTTPTGVLEMLASLKGELTLPVVLFTYTNPLLNRGLETFCREAAAAGAAGLVVPDLPLEEAERLSPIATSHGLDLVLLVAPTTPAGRMARIAEASRGFTYLVSVTGVTGVRTSLESRVGDLVQQLKGLGPRPVAVGFGISGPEQARQVRDWGADGAIVGSALVNVMAAAHEQGSDPAAAAADFIAGLRKALDA is encoded by the coding sequence ATGAGCGCAGCTCCAGCCACCGTCGCCAGCACCCCCATCCAGCGGTGCTTCACCGGGCTCCTGCAGCAGGGCCGCTGCGCCCTGATGCCGTTCCTGATGGCCGGGGATCCCGACCTGGCCACGACCCGGGCCACCCTTCTGGCCCTGCAGTCCGAGGGCAGCGATCTGATCGAGCTGGGCATTCCCTACAGCGATCCTCTGGCGGACGGACCGGTGATCCAGGCCGCCGCCGGCCGGGCCCTCGCCGCCGGCACCACCCCCACTGGGGTGCTGGAGATGCTCGCCAGCCTGAAGGGAGAGCTGACTCTGCCCGTGGTGCTCTTCACTTACACCAACCCGCTGCTCAACCGCGGTCTCGAGACCTTCTGCCGAGAGGCCGCCGCCGCCGGTGCTGCCGGACTGGTGGTGCCCGACCTGCCCCTGGAGGAAGCGGAGCGTCTCTCACCCATCGCCACCAGCCACGGCCTCGATCTGGTGCTTCTGGTGGCCCCCACCACCCCCGCCGGGAGGATGGCGAGGATTGCCGAGGCCAGCCGGGGGTTCACCTACCTGGTGAGCGTCACGGGGGTCACGGGGGTTCGCACGAGTCTGGAGAGCCGGGTGGGTGATCTGGTGCAGCAGCTCAAGGGCCTGGGTCCACGACCGGTGGCGGTGGGCTTCGGCATCTCGGGCCCCGAGCAGGCCCGTCAGGTCCGTGACTGGGGAGCGGATGGAGCCATCGTGGGCAGCGCTCTGGTGAACGTGATGGCAGCGGCCCATGAGCAGGGCTCGGATCCCGCGGCAGCGGCCGCGGACTTCATCGCCGGGCTGCGCAAGGCCCTCGACGCCTGA
- a CDS encoding Nif11 domain/cupin domain-containing protein translates to MAEEQLQAFLEKVRQLNAFVAQSEARPDLRAALAACSSHHEVVALARAQGYEIGRRWGEPVPGPGATAGQDNLLDSPCPPAGEERMDVLLEGPGLRLERIHSCAHSTALGRWYDQPETEWVLLLRGSARLRFEDEAEARDLAIGDSLLITPRRRHRVVATDPDPGTLWLALFWTSSPSGWRSAPASSLPTGSPP, encoded by the coding sequence ATGGCCGAGGAGCAGCTGCAGGCCTTTCTCGAGAAAGTGCGCCAGCTCAACGCCTTCGTGGCCCAGAGCGAAGCACGGCCCGACCTGCGCGCGGCCCTCGCAGCCTGCTCCAGCCACCACGAGGTGGTGGCCCTGGCGCGGGCCCAGGGCTATGAGATCGGCAGGCGCTGGGGAGAACCGGTCCCCGGGCCAGGGGCGACTGCAGGACAGGACAATCTGCTGGACAGCCCCTGTCCTCCAGCGGGAGAGGAACGGATGGATGTCCTGCTGGAGGGCCCGGGCCTGCGGCTGGAGCGGATTCACTCCTGTGCCCACAGCACCGCCTTGGGCCGGTGGTACGACCAGCCGGAGACCGAGTGGGTGCTGCTGCTTCGCGGCAGTGCCAGGTTGCGCTTCGAGGATGAGGCCGAAGCGCGTGATCTGGCCATAGGCGACAGCCTCCTGATCACGCCCCGTCGCCGCCACCGGGTGGTGGCTACTGATCCGGATCCCGGAACACTTTGGCTCGCCCTCTTCTGGACGTCTTCTCCATCAGGGTGGAGGAGCGCACCAGCCAGTAGCCTGCCGACAGGCTCACCACCGTGA
- a CDS encoding DUF3136 domain-containing protein gives MADSRPLSIGELEAGFSAYCQALRRLVADGRSLERIERTLCWHNLSALHGSLPHRYRSPEDLYRRYLRALSSEQRSD, from the coding sequence ATGGCCGACTCACGACCGCTCAGCATCGGTGAACTGGAAGCGGGCTTTTCGGCCTATTGCCAGGCCCTCAGGCGGCTGGTGGCCGACGGACGCAGCCTCGAGCGCATCGAGCGCACGCTCTGCTGGCACAACCTCAGCGCCCTGCACGGCTCGCTGCCCCACCGGTACCGCTCCCCGGAGGATCTGTACCGCCGCTATCTGCGGGCCCTGTCGTCTGAACAGCGGTCAGACTGA
- a CDS encoding IS256 family transposase: MTLTHSGASELSQLMEGTTAGALIPEIVRRGFQDLLEAEVSALTGAQLHERCPDQRSTHRNGYRERLLTTQVGDLSLAIPRLRQGSFFPSWLEPRRRVDKALYAVVMEAYTGGISTRKVDALVEALGGASGISKSEVSRICQGLDEQVKAFLGRPLDHARFPYVYLDATYLHGRLGRNMQVVSRAVVVAIGINALGYREVLGIAVGDSEAEGFWRQFLGSLKERGLDGTRLVISDAHLGLTAAIKRMFQGSSWQRCRVHFLRNLLSHVPKAGQDMVAAAMKAVFVIQAPDQVRAHWQRVTEMLRKQFPGAVPVMEAARDDVLAFLHFPQEHWRKVWSTNPLERLNKEIKRRTNVVGIFPNDPAIVRLVGSQLLEQQEEWQLERRRFFSEATMAKIPEPEEPLELTDADPNAQPAATIS, encoded by the coding sequence ATGACCCTCACCCATAGTGGCGCCTCCGAGCTGAGCCAGCTCATGGAGGGCACCACCGCTGGCGCCCTGATCCCAGAGATCGTGCGCCGGGGTTTCCAGGACCTGCTGGAAGCCGAGGTTTCTGCCCTCACGGGCGCTCAACTCCATGAGCGCTGCCCCGATCAGCGCTCCACCCATCGCAACGGCTACCGGGAGCGGCTGCTCACCACCCAGGTGGGCGACCTCAGCCTGGCCATTCCCAGGTTGCGGCAGGGCAGCTTCTTTCCCAGCTGGCTGGAGCCACGCCGCCGGGTGGACAAGGCGCTCTACGCCGTGGTGATGGAGGCCTACACCGGCGGGATCTCCACCCGCAAGGTCGACGCCCTGGTGGAGGCGCTGGGCGGGGCCAGCGGCATCTCCAAATCGGAGGTGAGCCGCATCTGCCAGGGGCTCGATGAGCAGGTGAAAGCCTTTCTGGGCCGGCCGCTTGACCATGCCCGCTTTCCCTACGTCTACCTCGACGCCACCTACCTCCACGGCCGCCTGGGCCGAAATATGCAGGTGGTGTCGCGGGCGGTGGTGGTGGCGATCGGCATCAATGCCCTCGGCTACCGCGAAGTTCTCGGCATTGCCGTGGGCGACAGCGAGGCGGAGGGCTTCTGGCGTCAGTTCCTGGGCTCACTCAAGGAGCGTGGCCTCGACGGCACCCGCCTGGTGATCTCGGATGCCCACCTGGGCCTGACGGCAGCGATCAAGCGGATGTTCCAGGGCAGTAGCTGGCAGAGGTGCCGGGTGCACTTCCTGCGCAACCTGCTGAGCCATGTGCCCAAGGCCGGCCAGGACATGGTGGCCGCTGCCATGAAAGCGGTGTTCGTGATCCAGGCTCCAGATCAGGTGCGCGCCCACTGGCAGCGGGTCACCGAGATGCTGCGCAAGCAGTTCCCCGGCGCCGTGCCCGTGATGGAAGCCGCCCGGGACGACGTGCTGGCCTTCCTGCACTTCCCCCAGGAGCACTGGCGCAAGGTCTGGAGCACCAACCCGCTCGAGCGCCTCAACAAGGAGATCAAACGCCGCACCAACGTGGTCGGCATCTTCCCCAATGATCCAGCGATCGTGCGCCTGGTGGGCAGCCAGCTGCTGGAGCAGCAGGAGGAATGGCAGCTGGAGCGTCGCCGCTTCTTCTCTGAGGCCACCATGGCCAAGATCCCAGAGCCAGAAGAGCCCTTGGAGCTCACCGATGCAGATCCGAACGCCCAGCCGGCTGCAACCATCAGCTGA
- a CDS encoding DUF938 domain-containing protein, which translates to MSFSLPCSEACERNKGPILEVLRQWLERGQRVLEVGSGTGQHAVHICRHLPVVWQPSERAINLSDLRRRCQLEGQANGPLGWLLPPTELDVLQPHWPEGPFDAVFSANTIHIMPWSAVPKLLEGSARVLRESGLLLLYGPFHDGGRHTSSSNVAFDQHLRSLDPAMGVRDAHELTVMAAGCGLQAIDDLAMPANNRLLVFRRQAAAASDPRP; encoded by the coding sequence TTGAGCTTTTCTCTTCCCTGTTCGGAGGCCTGCGAACGCAACAAGGGACCGATCCTGGAGGTGCTGCGTCAGTGGTTGGAGAGGGGCCAGCGGGTGCTGGAGGTGGGTTCCGGCACCGGCCAGCACGCCGTGCACATCTGCCGGCATCTGCCGGTGGTGTGGCAGCCCAGTGAGCGGGCCATCAACCTGAGCGATCTGCGCCGACGCTGTCAGCTGGAGGGCCAGGCCAACGGGCCTCTGGGCTGGCTTCTCCCTCCCACCGAACTTGACGTGCTCCAGCCGCACTGGCCTGAAGGACCCTTCGACGCGGTGTTCAGTGCCAACACCATTCACATCATGCCCTGGAGCGCTGTGCCGAAGTTGCTCGAGGGCAGCGCCCGGGTGTTGCGGGAGTCAGGTCTGCTGCTGCTGTACGGCCCCTTTCACGACGGCGGCCGTCACACCAGCTCCAGCAACGTCGCGTTTGATCAGCATCTGCGCAGCCTTGATCCCGCCATGGGGGTTCGCGACGCTCATGAGCTCACCGTCATGGCCGCAGGCTGCGGATTGCAGGCCATCGACGATCTGGCGATGCCGGCCAACAACAGGCTGCTGGTGTTCCGCCGGCAGGCCGCAGCAGCCTCTGACCCTCGGCCATGA
- a CDS encoding molecular chaperone DnaJ — protein MPQTLREPVSPLARSRRAEQEPSKGFGASKATRTRNGRSKNPTKGGRKRHPVLSKADWGPLGKHPDLDAIVARQRLHLPRCGRITPSAVTRAWKLAAAEHHPDRGGQHDTMQLVNGARDLLLGRGVKG, from the coding sequence ATGCCTCAGACGCTGCGTGAACCTGTCTCCCCCCTGGCGCGCAGCCGGCGAGCTGAGCAGGAGCCGAGCAAGGGGTTCGGGGCCAGCAAGGCCACACGAACCAGGAACGGCCGCTCCAAAAACCCGACCAAGGGAGGCAGGAAACGCCATCCGGTCCTGAGCAAGGCGGACTGGGGTCCCCTCGGCAAGCACCCCGACCTCGACGCCATCGTCGCCCGCCAACGCCTGCACCTGCCCCGCTGCGGCCGCATCACCCCCAGCGCCGTGACCCGTGCCTGGAAGCTGGCAGCCGCCGAGCACCATCCCGACCGCGGCGGCCAGCACGACACCATGCAGCTGGTCAACGGCGCGCGCGACCTGCTCCTGGGCCGGGGCGTGAAGGGCTGA
- a CDS encoding YciI family protein, whose protein sequence is MAKFVLWGTYSSDALERRGPFRDEHLAGLQLQKEEGVLLTLGPTACTTRVFGLYEAENQEQVEALVKGDIYWKQGIWTSVEVYPWIQAF, encoded by the coding sequence ATGGCCAAATTCGTCCTCTGGGGCACCTACAGCTCCGATGCTCTCGAGCGGCGCGGGCCCTTCCGGGACGAGCATCTGGCGGGGCTTCAGCTGCAGAAGGAGGAGGGGGTGCTGCTCACCCTCGGGCCCACCGCCTGCACCACCCGGGTGTTCGGTCTCTATGAAGCCGAGAACCAGGAGCAGGTGGAGGCCCTGGTGAAAGGGGATATCTACTGGAAGCAGGGGATCTGGACCAGCGTCGAGGTGTATCCCTGGATTCAGGCCTTCTGA
- a CDS encoding phosphate-starvation-inducible PsiE family protein, whose amino-acid sequence MARFSRLFDDGSFLAIVDRFERQLAKVLSILLCVVLIAATSQLIYRVFQEFFNPGTGWLGNDLIKILGDVLTVLIALEVLQNVTAYLRHHVVQIELVLLTALTAVARKVIVLQPGAEDKPLLLVGLGITVVSLSAGYWLVRSSTLMEKTSRRGRAKVFRDPDQ is encoded by the coding sequence ATGGCCAGATTCTCCCGTCTCTTCGACGACGGCTCGTTTCTGGCGATTGTCGATCGATTCGAGCGCCAACTGGCCAAGGTGCTCTCGATCCTGCTCTGCGTGGTGCTCATCGCTGCCACCTCACAGCTGATTTATCGGGTGTTTCAGGAGTTCTTCAATCCAGGCACCGGCTGGTTGGGGAATGATCTGATCAAGATCCTCGGTGATGTCCTCACCGTGCTGATCGCCCTGGAGGTGCTTCAGAACGTCACCGCCTACCTGCGCCACCATGTGGTTCAGATCGAGCTGGTGCTGCTCACCGCCCTGACGGCCGTGGCGCGAAAAGTGATCGTGCTTCAGCCCGGTGCCGAAGACAAGCCACTGCTGCTGGTCGGCCTGGGGATCACGGTGGTGAGCCTGTCGGCAGGCTACTGGCTGGTGCGCTCCTCCACCCTGATGGAGAAGACGTCCAGAAGAGGGCGAGCCAAAGTGTTCCGGGATCCGGATCAGTAG
- a CDS encoding FeoA family protein, translating into MQAALNQDMNLADAPLDQPLELLSLPSRPSLGNRLRAMGVKPGCHLVVVRRGRPGGILHLRMGLLDFMLRRGDAAQMEALPLSPTPGEDPPGTGGRPSPRPG; encoded by the coding sequence GTGCAGGCAGCTCTGAACCAGGACATGAACCTGGCCGACGCGCCGCTCGATCAGCCGCTGGAGCTGCTCAGCCTCCCCAGTCGTCCCAGCCTCGGGAATCGCCTGCGTGCCATGGGGGTGAAGCCGGGCTGCCACCTCGTGGTGGTGCGCCGCGGGCGCCCGGGAGGCATCCTGCACCTGCGCATGGGCCTGCTGGATTTCATGCTGCGCCGTGGGGACGCCGCCCAGATGGAGGCCCTTCCCCTCAGTCCAACCCCAGGCGAAGACCCCCCTGGTACAGGAGGAAGGCCATCACCCAGGCCAGGCTGA